In Candidatus Hydrogenedentota bacterium, the sequence GGATGGCCGCAATGTCGATCCCATACCCGTGTGCGTGCACGTAGTCGTTCACGGCCGCCAGCGAAACCGCATCGACGGCGGATGTCCCTTTCAACTGCGCGACATCCCTTTCCGCCATGCGCAGGAAGTCGTTACGCTCGCCGCCGGTCGTTGCGAATATGCCCGCAATCGTCAGGACAAGTACGGCGGCTGCCGCCAACACCGCGTTCCAACGCCACGGACCTCGAACGACGTTCGGCGCAATCTGAGGTTGGCTTTGGATGGTCTGGCACAATTGCTCCCAAACTGCGTCGGGACATGCGGCATTTTTCGACAAGGAATCGGCCAATGCCCTCTCGAGAATCACTTCGCCCGCAAGCCGCTGCTTTTCAGACGCGCTAAGGGCCCGGTCGAACTCCGACGCCTCGGAGGCGCTCAGTTCGCCGTCCAGATATGCCGATAAGACTTTGTCGTTACCAATACTCATTACAACGTCCCTCTTTCTCTTCGCTCATCCTCTCCCTGATCTTCCCGAGGGACAAGCCGGGGAAAGGATCGTACGATCCCGTTCTCCCGTGCGTATTCCAGCAAGTCTTGCCGAAGTTTGGCGCGGCCTCGCGACAAATGGGTCATGACCGTGCCAACCGGCATCTCCAGGATCTCCGCGATCTCCTGGTAGGAGAACCGCTCGACGCCGCGCAACAAGATGCACGACCGTTCGGCGGTGGATAACCGCTTAAACGCCGCGTTGACCTCGTCGCCGCATTGCTCCAGGAAGGCGGCAGGGTCCTTGAGGACGTCGCCGTAGCCGTGTTGTTCGCCCACGGCGACAAGTCCCGGCTCGACGTCATCCAGCGGAGCAGGCGTTCGGGCCGTCTCGCGATTCGCCACAAAACACTTGTTTGTGATGATGCGATACACCCAGGCCCGGAAATTCGTTCCGGGCGTGAAACGATGAAAATTTTCGTAGGCGGCAAGCAGAGCCGCCTGAAAGGTGTCTTCAGCGGTTCCCGAATCCCATACGGTACGCAACACGTACCGATAGAATTCATCCCGGTGCTTCCCAACAAGTTCGAGAAACTCCGAGGTCTGTTTTCCGGTCAAGTGTCCGGCCATGTCACCTGCCTGTTCGTACTCACTTGCAGCGTTCCACCGAACGCCTCTCAACAGGTTGTATTCTAGGGAGGGTCAAAACCATGTCTGCAAATGTTTGACGTGTCCCCAGTCCCTGCACTAGGGTGTGCAAATACCGAAAAACCATTCCGGAGCGCGCCATGTCACAACCTGAACGTCCGCCGGTCAAGAAACGCGGGATTCTACGCCGTCTGTTTCGGGGCATCGTGAGACTCTGTCAAGCCGCCTTGCTGCTGATCATCATCACCGGAGCGTGGCTGTATTGGCAAGCACGGGCCAGTCTGCCCGCCCTGGATGGAAAGCTGGTTGCGCCGGAACTGAGCGCACCGGTGAAGGTGACGAGGGACGATTGGGGGGTGCCGCACATCGAGGCGGAGACCGAGCCGGACGCTTTTTTCGCACTGGGCTATACGATGGCGCAGGACCGATTGTTCCAGATGGAATTGCTGCGGCGGATTGCGCAGGGGGAACTCTCGGAGATCCTTGGGCCGTTGAAGATGGGGGCGGTGTCGGTACCGGA encodes:
- a CDS encoding sigma-70 family RNA polymerase sigma factor, with protein sequence MAGHLTGKQTSEFLELVGKHRDEFYRYVLRTVWDSGTAEDTFQAALLAAYENFHRFTPGTNFRAWVYRIITNKCFVANRETARTPAPLDDVEPGLVAVGEQHGYGDVLKDPAAFLEQCGDEVNAAFKRLSTAERSCILLRGVERFSYQEIAEILEMPVGTVMTHLSRGRAKLRQDLLEYARENGIVRSFPRLVPREDQGEDERRERGTL